In a genomic window of Pseudomonas mohnii:
- a CDS encoding GlxA family transcriptional regulator, whose product MSQDFYFLLMPGFSAIGFISAIEPLRVANRFRGELYRWHVLSADGGAVLASNGMSVNADAALEPLKKGATLLVVAGFEPLKFATPTLEHWLRRLDNEGVTLGAIDTGSFILAEAGLLDGHRLTLHWEAIDAFKESYPQLSVTQELFEIDRRRITSAGGTASIDLMLDLIAQAHGPELAIQVSEQFVLGRIRPRKDHQRMEVATRYGISNKKLVQVIGEMEQHSEPPLSTLELAESIKVTRRQLERLFRLHLNDTPSNFYLRLRLEKARQLLRQTDMSVLEVSIACGFESPSYFTRSYRARFERCPREDRRTAKA is encoded by the coding sequence ATGTCCCAGGATTTCTATTTCTTGTTGATGCCGGGTTTCTCGGCCATTGGATTTATCTCGGCCATCGAGCCCTTGCGGGTCGCCAATCGCTTTCGCGGCGAGCTGTATCGCTGGCATGTATTGAGCGCCGATGGCGGGGCAGTGCTGGCCAGCAACGGCATGTCGGTTAACGCCGACGCGGCGCTGGAGCCGCTGAAAAAAGGCGCGACTTTGTTAGTGGTCGCCGGTTTCGAACCGCTGAAGTTCGCCACCCCGACGCTGGAGCACTGGCTACGACGGCTGGACAACGAAGGCGTGACCCTCGGCGCCATCGACACCGGCAGTTTCATCCTCGCGGAAGCGGGCCTGCTCGACGGTCATCGCCTGACCCTGCACTGGGAAGCCATCGATGCCTTCAAGGAGTCCTACCCGCAGCTCAGCGTCACCCAGGAGTTGTTCGAAATCGACCGTCGGCGCATCACGTCGGCGGGCGGCACGGCCTCCATCGACCTGATGCTCGATCTGATCGCTCAAGCCCACGGCCCGGAGCTGGCGATCCAGGTCAGCGAACAGTTCGTACTCGGCCGCATCCGCCCGCGCAAAGACCACCAGCGCATGGAAGTCGCCACGCGTTATGGCATCAGCAACAAGAAACTGGTGCAGGTGATCGGTGAAATGGAGCAGCACAGCGAGCCACCGCTGAGCACGCTGGAACTGGCGGAATCGATCAAGGTCACCCGGCGTCAGCTGGAGCGCCTGTTTCGCCTGCACCTGAACGACACGCCGAGCAATTTCTATCTGCGACTGAGGCTGGAGAAGGCCCGGCAATTGCTGCGTCAGACCGACATGAGCGTGCTGGAAGTCAGCATTGCCTGCGGATTTGAGTCGCCGTCGTATTTCACTCGCAGTTATCGGGCGAGGTTTGAGCGGTGTCCGCGGGAGGACCGGCGTACTGCCAAAGCGTGA
- a CDS encoding DUF3010 family protein, whose protein sequence is MKVCGIEIKGSEAIIAVAMLEGQALGHVALATKKIALDDDDEAANVKVFAAQVASFVRENAIDRIAIKKRSKKGEFAGGPTTFKIEGVFQLLESCEVTLLSPQTINAQSKKHDFELPGTLNKYQHEAYKAACSALMKK, encoded by the coding sequence ATGAAAGTCTGCGGCATCGAAATCAAGGGCAGCGAAGCGATTATCGCCGTGGCCATGCTGGAGGGTCAGGCGCTGGGCCATGTTGCCCTCGCCACCAAGAAAATCGCCCTCGACGATGACGACGAAGCCGCCAACGTCAAGGTGTTTGCGGCTCAGGTGGCGTCCTTTGTTCGCGAAAATGCCATTGATCGCATCGCGATCAAGAAGCGCAGCAAGAAAGGCGAGTTCGCCGGTGGACCGACCACGTTCAAGATCGAGGGTGTGTTCCAGTTGCTGGAAAGTTGCGAGGTGACGCTGCTGTCGCCGCAGACCATCAATGCGCAGAGCAAGAAACACGACTTTGAACTGCCGGGGACGCTGAACAAGTATCAGCATGAGGCCTACAAGGCGGCGTGTTCGGCGCTGATGAAGAAGTAA
- a CDS encoding helix-turn-helix domain-containing protein — protein sequence MNAPTDVQIINDEYGNPAFVVIPYAQYLAQKIEPNLIPHDVVSRVVDGATPIRAWREHLNLTQDEVAKRMGISQPAFAQQETVAKPRKATREKIAAAFGINASQLEL from the coding sequence ATGAACGCACCTACTGATGTTCAAATCATCAACGATGAATACGGCAACCCCGCATTCGTGGTCATCCCCTATGCGCAGTATCTGGCGCAAAAAATCGAGCCCAACCTGATCCCCCACGATGTAGTCAGTCGCGTGGTCGATGGCGCCACACCCATCCGCGCCTGGCGCGAACACTTGAACCTTACTCAGGATGAAGTGGCCAAACGGATGGGGATTTCCCAACCGGCTTTCGCCCAGCAAGAAACAGTCGCCAAGCCGCGCAAGGCCACCCGCGAAAAAATCGCTGCGGCTTTTGGCATCAACGCCAGTCAACTAGAGCTGTAA
- a CDS encoding type II toxin-antitoxin system RelE family toxin, which yields MNSIHWTRKAVKQLLRLHSVHQIQVRDAITALADMPNVGQVKALVGHNHSYRLRVGNYRVMFDWDGAIKVVSIQEVKKRDERTY from the coding sequence ATGAACAGCATTCACTGGACTCGAAAGGCCGTTAAGCAACTCTTGAGATTGCATTCCGTTCACCAGATTCAGGTTCGTGATGCCATCACGGCGCTGGCTGACATGCCCAATGTGGGTCAAGTCAAAGCACTGGTTGGTCATAACCACTCTTACCGGCTACGCGTCGGTAATTATCGGGTCATGTTCGACTGGGATGGCGCGATCAAAGTGGTCAGTATTCAAGAGGTCAAAAAACGCGATGAACGCACCTACTGA
- a CDS encoding lysozyme inhibitor LprI family protein, with product MKSIILALALIATGVHAAEESDDNPCDKVENDVQTLECSAYSKSTAEELLSENLKSLNERMQSLYGKNPSQLTDITARIKAAQQQWTKTRDADCAVEAFPATAGSKAFTIAQNDCVARMSDERSEFLESIGQE from the coding sequence ATGAAATCCATCATCCTGGCTTTGGCGCTGATTGCGACCGGCGTACACGCGGCGGAGGAATCCGACGACAACCCTTGCGACAAAGTCGAAAACGACGTCCAGACCCTGGAATGCTCGGCTTACAGCAAATCCACCGCCGAAGAGCTATTGAGCGAAAACCTCAAAAGCCTGAACGAGCGCATGCAGTCGCTCTACGGCAAGAACCCGTCGCAACTGACCGACATCACCGCCAGGATCAAGGCCGCCCAGCAGCAGTGGACGAAGACCCGCGACGCCGACTGCGCCGTCGAAGCCTTCCCGGCCACCGCCGGCAGCAAGGCCTTCACCATTGCGCAAAATGATTGCGTGGCGCGGATGAGTGACGAGCGGTCGGAGTTTTTGGAGTCGATTGGGCAGGAGTAA
- a CDS encoding dipeptidase, with amino-acid sequence MSPAELHADSIVIDGLIIAKWNRELFEDMRKGGLTAANCTVSVWEGFQATVNNIAASQKLIRENSDLVIPVRTTADIRKAKEQGKTGILFGFQNAHAFEDQIGYVEVFKQLGVGIVQMCYNTQNLVGTGCYERDGGLSGFGREIVAEMNRVGVMCDLSHVGSKTSEEVILESKKPVCYSHCLPSGLKIHPRNKSDEELKFIADHGGFVGVTMFAPFLAKGIDSTIDDYAEAIEYTMNIVGEDAIGIGTDFTQGHGQDFFEYLTHDKGYARRLTSFGKIINPLGIRTVGEFPNLTETLLKRGHSERVVRKIMGENWVNVLKDVWGE; translated from the coding sequence ATGAGCCCAGCCGAATTGCACGCCGACAGTATCGTTATCGACGGGCTGATTATTGCCAAGTGGAACCGTGAGCTGTTCGAAGACATGCGCAAGGGCGGCCTGACCGCGGCCAACTGCACCGTTTCGGTGTGGGAGGGCTTCCAGGCCACCGTCAACAACATTGCCGCCAGCCAGAAACTGATCCGCGAGAACAGCGACCTGGTGATTCCGGTGCGTACCACCGCCGATATCCGCAAGGCCAAGGAGCAGGGCAAGACCGGCATCCTCTTCGGTTTCCAGAACGCCCACGCCTTTGAAGACCAGATCGGCTATGTCGAGGTGTTCAAGCAGCTCGGCGTCGGTATCGTGCAGATGTGCTACAACACCCAGAATCTGGTGGGCACCGGTTGCTACGAGCGTGACGGCGGCCTGTCGGGCTTCGGTCGTGAAATCGTCGCCGAGATGAACCGCGTTGGCGTCATGTGCGACCTGTCCCACGTCGGCTCCAAGACTTCCGAAGAAGTCATCCTCGAATCGAAGAAACCGGTCTGCTATTCCCACTGCCTGCCGTCGGGCCTGAAGATTCACCCGCGCAACAAGTCCGATGAAGAACTGAAGTTCATCGCCGATCACGGTGGTTTCGTCGGCGTGACCATGTTCGCGCCGTTCCTGGCCAAGGGCATCGATTCGACCATCGACGACTACGCCGAAGCCATCGAATACACCATGAACATCGTCGGCGAAGACGCCATCGGCATCGGCACCGACTTTACCCAGGGCCATGGCCAGGACTTCTTCGAGTACCTGACCCACGACAAGGGCTACGCCCGCCGCCTGACCAGCTTCGGCAAGATCATCAACCCGCTAGGCATCCGTACCGTGGGCGAGTTCCCGAACCTGACCGAGACCCTGCTCAAGCGCGGCCACTCCGAGCGTGTGGTGCGCAAGATCATGGGCGAGAACTGGGTGAACGTCCTGAAAGATGTTTGGGGCGAATAA
- a CDS encoding DUF5943 domain-containing protein: MAKIAPQLPIEVDSETGVWTSDALPMLYVPRHFFVNNHMGIEEVLGAEAYAEILYKAGYKSAWHWCEKEAECHGLEGVAVFEHYMKRLSQRGWGLFKIQDIDLDKGTASVKLEHSAFVYVYGKVGRKVDYMFTGWFAGAMDQILAARGSQIRTVAEQVYGGSEEGHEDGLFIVKPL, encoded by the coding sequence ATGGCCAAGATCGCCCCGCAATTGCCTATCGAAGTCGACAGCGAGACCGGTGTCTGGACGTCCGACGCCCTGCCGATGCTGTACGTGCCGCGCCATTTCTTCGTCAACAACCACATGGGCATCGAGGAAGTGCTGGGCGCCGAAGCCTACGCCGAGATCCTCTACAAGGCCGGCTACAAGTCCGCCTGGCACTGGTGCGAGAAAGAAGCTGAATGCCACGGCCTGGAAGGCGTCGCGGTGTTCGAGCACTACATGAAGCGTCTGTCGCAGCGCGGCTGGGGCCTGTTCAAGATCCAGGACATTGACCTCGACAAAGGCACCGCCAGCGTCAAGCTCGAACACTCGGCGTTCGTCTACGTCTACGGCAAGGTCGGGCGCAAGGTCGACTACATGTTCACCGGCTGGTTTGCCGGTGCGATGGATCAGATCCTCGCCGCTCGCGGCAGCCAGATCCGCACCGTGGCCGAGCAAGTCTACGGTGGCTCCGAAGAGGGCCACGAAGACGGCTTGTTCATCGTCAAGCCGTTGTAA
- the dgcA gene encoding dimethylglycine demethylation protein DgcA has protein sequence MAFEAMFQPIQIGKLTIRNRVLSTAHAEVYATDGGMTTDRYVKYYEEKAKGGIGLAICGGSSVVAIDSPQEWWSSVNLSTDRIIPHFQNLADAMHKHGAKIMIQITHMGRRSRWDGFNWPTLMSPSGIREPVHRATCKTIEPEEIWRVIGNYAQAARRAKAGGLDGVELSAVHQHMIDQFWSPRVNKRTDEWGGTFEGRMKFGLEVLKAVRAEVGDDFCVGMRICGDEFHPDGLSHEDMKQIAKYYDDTGMLDFIGVVGSGCDTHNTLANVIPNMSYPPEPFLHLAAGIKEVVKVPVLHAQNIKDPNQATRILEGGYVDMVGMTRAHIADPHLIAKIKMGQIDQIKQCVGANYCIDRQYQGLDVLCIQNAATSREYMGVPHIIEKTTGVKRKVVVVGAGPAGMEAARVAAERGHDVTLFEKKEFIGGQITTASKAPQRDQIAGITRWYQLELARLKVDLRLGTAADAPTIMDLRPDVVVLAVGGHPFLEQNEHWGAAEGLVVSSWDVLDGKVAPGKNVLVYDTICEFTGMSTADFLADKGSQVEIVTDDIKPGVAIGGTSFPTYYRSMYPKEVIMTGDMMLEKVYREGDKLVAVLENEYTGAKEERVVDQVVVENGVRPDEEIYYALKEGSRNKGQIDVEALFAIKPQPCLEQSGDGYLLFRIGDCVAQRNVHAAIYDALRLCKDF, from the coding sequence ATGGCTTTCGAAGCAATGTTCCAGCCGATCCAGATCGGCAAACTGACCATCCGCAACCGCGTGCTCAGCACCGCGCACGCCGAGGTCTATGCCACCGACGGCGGCATGACCACCGACCGGTACGTCAAGTATTACGAAGAGAAGGCCAAGGGCGGGATCGGCCTGGCGATCTGCGGCGGTTCGTCCGTGGTGGCCATCGACAGCCCGCAGGAATGGTGGAGCTCGGTGAACCTGTCCACCGACCGCATCATTCCGCACTTCCAGAATCTGGCCGACGCCATGCACAAGCACGGCGCCAAGATCATGATCCAGATTACCCACATGGGCCGTCGTTCCCGTTGGGACGGCTTCAACTGGCCGACGCTGATGTCGCCGTCGGGCATACGCGAGCCGGTACACCGTGCCACCTGCAAAACCATCGAGCCGGAAGAGATCTGGCGGGTAATCGGTAACTACGCTCAAGCCGCGCGCCGCGCCAAGGCCGGTGGCCTGGACGGTGTCGAGCTGTCGGCGGTGCACCAGCACATGATCGACCAGTTCTGGAGCCCACGGGTCAACAAGCGTACCGACGAATGGGGCGGCACCTTCGAAGGCCGCATGAAGTTCGGCCTTGAAGTGTTGAAAGCGGTGCGTGCCGAGGTTGGCGACGATTTCTGCGTGGGCATGCGTATCTGCGGTGACGAGTTCCACCCGGACGGCCTGTCCCACGAGGACATGAAGCAGATCGCCAAATACTACGACGACACCGGCATGCTGGATTTCATCGGTGTCGTGGGTTCGGGTTGTGACACTCACAACACCCTGGCCAACGTGATTCCGAACATGAGTTATCCACCGGAGCCGTTCCTGCACCTGGCCGCCGGCATCAAGGAAGTGGTCAAGGTTCCGGTGCTGCACGCGCAGAACATCAAGGACCCGAACCAGGCCACCCGCATTCTGGAAGGCGGTTACGTGGACATGGTCGGCATGACCCGCGCCCACATCGCTGACCCGCACCTGATCGCCAAGATCAAGATGGGCCAGATCGACCAGATCAAACAATGCGTCGGCGCCAACTACTGCATCGACCGTCAGTACCAAGGCCTGGATGTGCTGTGCATCCAGAACGCGGCCACTTCCCGTGAATACATGGGCGTGCCGCACATCATCGAGAAAACCACCGGCGTGAAACGCAAAGTGGTGGTGGTCGGTGCCGGTCCTGCGGGGATGGAAGCGGCACGTGTGGCCGCTGAACGTGGCCACGACGTGACCTTGTTCGAGAAGAAAGAATTCATCGGCGGGCAAATCACCACGGCCTCGAAAGCGCCGCAACGGGACCAGATCGCCGGTATCACCCGCTGGTATCAACTGGAACTTGCACGCCTGAAAGTCGACCTGCGCCTGGGCACGGCGGCGGATGCGCCGACCATCATGGACTTGCGTCCGGACGTGGTGGTGCTGGCGGTCGGCGGTCATCCGTTCCTGGAGCAGAACGAGCATTGGGGCGCGGCCGAAGGCCTGGTGGTCAGCAGCTGGGACGTCCTCGATGGCAAGGTGGCACCGGGCAAGAACGTGCTGGTCTACGACACCATCTGTGAATTCACCGGCATGTCCACGGCGGACTTCCTCGCCGACAAGGGCAGCCAGGTCGAGATCGTCACCGACGACATCAAGCCGGGCGTGGCAATTGGCGGTACGTCGTTCCCGACTTACTACCGCAGCATGTACCCGAAAGAAGTGATCATGACCGGCGACATGATGCTCGAGAAGGTCTACCGCGAAGGCGACAAGCTGGTGGCGGTACTGGAAAACGAATACACCGGCGCCAAAGAGGAGCGGGTGGTGGACCAGGTGGTCGTGGAAAACGGCGTGCGCCCGGACGAAGAAATCTACTACGCGCTGAAGGAAGGCTCGCGCAACAAAGGCCAGATCGACGTCGAAGCCTTGTTCGCGATCAAGCCACAACCTTGCCTGGAGCAGAGTGGCGACGGCTATTTGCTGTTCCGCATCGGCGACTGCGTGGCCCAGCGTAACGTGCACGCGGCGATCTACGACGCGTTGCGGTTGTGCAAGGATTTCTAA
- the dgcB gene encoding dimethylglycine demethylation protein DgcB — protein MLNTLLPILLFAALGLAVLGALRRVSMWRRGRASKVDLIGGLFAMPKRYMVDLHHVVARDKYIANTHVATAGGAVASIVLAILVHGFGLHNRILGYALLLMSAVMFVGAIFVYLRRRNPPSRLSKGPWMRLPKSLLAFSASFFLVTLPVAGILPEHFGGWLLATILGIGVLWGVSELFFGMTWGGPMKHAFAGALHLAWHRRAERFGGGRSTGLKPLDLTDLSAPLGVEKPKDFTWNQLLGFDACVQCGKCEAACPAFAAGQPLNPKKLIQDMVVGLAGGTDANFAGSPYPGKAIGEHAGNPHQPIVNGLVDAETLWSCTTCRACVEECPMMIEHVDAIVDMRRHLTLEKGATPNKGAEVLENLIATDNPGGFAPGGRMNWAADLNLTLLSEKNSTDVLFWVGDGAFDMRNQRTLRAFVKVLKAAKVDFAVLGLEERDSGDVARRLGDEATFQLLAKRNIQTLAKYRFNRIVTCDPHSFHVLKNEYGAFDGNYLVQHHSTYMAEIIQAGALNLGQHKGDSVTYHDPCYLGRYNGEYEAPREVLRALGIEVKEMQRSGFRSRCCGGGGGAPITDIPGKQRIPDMRMEDIRETGAELVAVGCPQCTAMLEGVVEPRPLIKDIAELVADALLEDQAPSKPSTPAKREPAEAH, from the coding sequence ATGTTGAACACCCTTCTTCCAATCCTGTTGTTCGCTGCCCTGGGCCTTGCGGTTCTGGGCGCGCTGCGGCGGGTGTCCATGTGGCGCCGGGGCCGGGCCTCGAAGGTCGACCTGATCGGCGGCCTGTTCGCCATGCCCAAGCGTTACATGGTCGACCTGCACCACGTGGTGGCGCGGGACAAATACATTGCCAACACCCACGTGGCCACGGCCGGCGGTGCGGTGGCGTCCATCGTGCTGGCGATTCTGGTGCACGGTTTCGGCCTGCATAACCGCATCCTCGGGTACGCACTGCTGCTGATGTCGGCGGTGATGTTCGTCGGTGCGATCTTCGTTTACCTGCGTCGACGCAACCCGCCGAGCCGTTTGTCCAAAGGCCCGTGGATGCGCCTGCCGAAAAGCCTGCTGGCGTTCTCGGCGTCGTTTTTCCTGGTGACCCTGCCCGTGGCGGGCATTCTTCCGGAGCACTTCGGCGGCTGGCTGTTGGCGACGATTCTCGGCATCGGCGTGCTGTGGGGCGTATCGGAGCTGTTCTTCGGCATGACCTGGGGCGGGCCGATGAAGCACGCTTTCGCCGGTGCCCTGCACCTGGCCTGGCACCGTCGCGCCGAGCGCTTTGGTGGCGGTCGCTCCACGGGCTTGAAACCGCTGGACCTGACCGACCTGTCGGCACCGCTGGGCGTGGAAAAACCCAAGGATTTCACCTGGAACCAATTGCTCGGTTTCGACGCCTGCGTGCAGTGTGGTAAATGCGAAGCAGCATGCCCGGCGTTCGCCGCCGGTCAGCCGTTGAACCCGAAAAAACTGATTCAGGACATGGTCGTCGGCCTGGCGGGCGGCACCGATGCCAACTTCGCCGGCAGCCCTTATCCGGGCAAAGCCATCGGCGAACACGCCGGCAATCCCCATCAGCCGATCGTCAATGGTCTGGTGGATGCCGAGACCCTTTGGTCATGCACCACTTGCCGCGCCTGCGTCGAGGAGTGCCCGATGATGATCGAGCACGTCGATGCCATCGTCGACATGCGCCGTCACCTGACCCTGGAAAAAGGCGCGACCCCGAACAAGGGCGCCGAAGTCCTGGAAAACCTGATCGCCACCGACAACCCCGGCGGCTTTGCACCGGGCGGACGGATGAACTGGGCGGCGGACTTGAACCTCACTCTGCTCAGCGAAAAGAACTCCACCGACGTGCTGTTCTGGGTTGGCGACGGTGCCTTCGACATGCGCAACCAGCGCACCCTGCGCGCGTTCGTCAAAGTGCTGAAAGCGGCCAAGGTCGACTTCGCCGTGCTGGGCCTCGAAGAACGCGACAGCGGCGACGTGGCCCGACGCCTGGGCGATGAAGCGACCTTCCAGTTGCTGGCCAAACGCAACATCCAGACCCTGGCCAAATACCGCTTCAACCGCATCGTCACCTGCGACCCGCACAGCTTCCATGTGTTGAAAAACGAGTACGGCGCCTTCGACGGCAATTACCTGGTGCAGCACCACAGCACCTACATGGCGGAAATCATCCAGGCCGGTGCGCTGAACCTCGGTCAGCACAAGGGCGACAGCGTGACCTATCACGACCCGTGCTACCTCGGCCGCTACAACGGCGAGTACGAGGCGCCGCGCGAGGTACTGCGTGCGCTCGGGATCGAAGTCAAGGAAATGCAACGTTCCGGTTTCCGCTCGCGCTGCTGCGGCGGTGGCGGCGGGGCACCGATCACCGACATTCCGGGCAAGCAACGAATTCCCGACATGCGCATGGAAGACATCCGCGAGACCGGCGCCGAACTGGTGGCCGTGGGTTGTCCACAGTGCACGGCGATGCTCGAAGGCGTGGTCGAACCCCGGCCGTTGATCAAGGACATTGCCGAACTGGTGGCCGATGCGCTGCTCGAAGACCAGGCACCGAGCAAGCCGTCCACGCCAGCCAAACGTGAACCTGCGGAGGCCCACTGA
- a CDS encoding electron transfer flavoprotein subunit alpha/FixB family protein, with the protein MSDIIRRDPRAEWIARNRLHPLHAAMQPAQHSWMGPNGVIRKNPHGIGFIGPNGIKRIDRSGAQQGGATKRSAAVEVQLPLHQVPAPAFYISVVPDMVGGRLSSHDRDLLGLAHQLAGKDGAVLAVVFGEHKESAFASAGVDRLLVLEGEEFSGYAPEQRVQGLRAVDNQFSPRHWLLPDSRTGGGELGRRFAAALGERPATRVWQVKDQACIGRAGAGLQDLARPLARLILAAAECAEPVSETRHEALPVELSTAVARSLSRIEDLGAVAVDPAAIPMAEAEFIFSGGNGVKDWGLFHRTAEALGATEGASRVAVDDGFMARDRQVGASGTWVTARVYVAVGISGAIQHLQGIGACDKVVAINLDPGCDMIKRADLSVIGESAEILQALIAAVEAYRNDAKRDAA; encoded by the coding sequence ATGAGCGACATTATCCGCCGCGACCCTCGGGCCGAATGGATCGCCCGTAACCGTCTGCATCCGCTGCACGCCGCCATGCAGCCGGCGCAACACAGCTGGATGGGGCCCAATGGCGTCATCCGCAAGAACCCCCATGGCATTGGTTTTATCGGCCCGAACGGCATCAAGCGTATCGACCGCAGTGGCGCGCAACAGGGCGGCGCGACCAAGCGCTCGGCCGCCGTTGAAGTGCAATTGCCGCTGCATCAAGTGCCTGCCCCGGCGTTCTACATCAGCGTCGTTCCGGACATGGTCGGGGGCCGCTTGAGCAGTCACGACCGCGATCTCCTGGGACTGGCCCATCAACTGGCGGGCAAGGATGGCGCGGTGTTGGCCGTGGTCTTTGGCGAACATAAAGAGAGCGCCTTTGCCAGTGCCGGCGTCGATCGCCTGCTGGTGCTCGAGGGCGAGGAATTCAGCGGTTATGCACCGGAACAACGGGTACAGGGCCTGCGGGCTGTGGATAACCAGTTCAGTCCGCGTCACTGGTTACTGCCGGACAGTCGTACCGGTGGTGGCGAGCTCGGTCGCCGTTTTGCCGCGGCATTGGGCGAACGCCCGGCCACGCGGGTCTGGCAGGTCAAGGATCAGGCGTGCATCGGCCGCGCCGGTGCGGGGTTGCAAGACCTTGCGCGTCCGCTCGCACGGCTGATTCTGGCCGCTGCCGAATGCGCCGAACCGGTCAGCGAAACCCGCCACGAAGCCCTGCCGGTGGAGTTATCCACAGCGGTTGCGCGCAGCTTGTCGCGGATCGAGGATCTGGGTGCGGTGGCGGTAGATCCGGCGGCGATTCCGATGGCCGAAGCGGAGTTCATTTTCTCCGGCGGCAACGGCGTCAAGGATTGGGGCCTTTTCCACAGGACCGCCGAAGCATTGGGTGCCACCGAAGGCGCGTCCCGGGTTGCCGTGGACGACGGTTTCATGGCCCGCGACCGTCAGGTCGGCGCGTCGGGTACCTGGGTCACTGCACGGGTCTATGTGGCGGTGGGGATTTCCGGGGCGATCCAGCACCTGCAGGGTATTGGTGCCTGCGACAAGGTGGTGGCGATCAACCTCGATCCTGGCTGCGACATGATCAAACGGGCCGATCTGTCGGTGATCGGCGAAAGTGCCGAGATTCTTCAAGCCTTGATCGCGGCGGTAGAGGCCTACCGCAACGACGCCAAGCGCGATGCGGCTTAA
- a CDS encoding electron transfer flavoprotein subunit beta yields MSTKIISLVSIGAHPTSGRPRRAEQDARAVELGLQLAGDNLQVLHAGDVAEPALRAYLGMGLEQLHVLEQPEGADALPALTAYLRDAGAQVVLTGSQAETGEGSGMLPFLLAESLGWPLVVGLAQVESIDGSSALVLQALPRGQRRRLKVRLPFLATVDNAAPKPRQSAYGPARRGVLQADEVEVVDDELLAVATLQPAKPRPKRLKVIKAKSGADRMKAATAKASGGGGQVLKGVTAQAGAEAILKLLIEEGVVR; encoded by the coding sequence ATGAGCACGAAAATCATCAGCCTGGTGTCCATCGGAGCCCACCCGACGTCCGGCCGCCCACGTCGCGCCGAACAGGATGCGCGTGCCGTGGAACTGGGCCTGCAGTTGGCTGGGGATAACTTGCAGGTGCTGCATGCCGGCGATGTCGCCGAGCCTGCGTTGCGCGCTTATCTGGGCATGGGGCTGGAGCAATTGCATGTCCTGGAACAACCCGAGGGCGCGGATGCGCTACCGGCGCTGACCGCGTATTTGCGCGATGCCGGCGCTCAGGTGGTGCTGACTGGCAGTCAGGCTGAAACCGGCGAAGGCTCGGGCATGTTGCCGTTCCTGCTGGCTGAAAGCCTGGGCTGGCCGCTGGTGGTAGGGCTGGCGCAGGTCGAGTCCATCGATGGCAGCTCGGCGCTGGTGCTGCAAGCCTTGCCTCGTGGCCAGCGCCGTCGCCTGAAGGTTCGCCTGCCGTTCCTGGCCACTGTGGATAACGCTGCGCCCAAGCCACGGCAAAGCGCCTACGGCCCGGCCCGGCGTGGGGTGTTGCAGGCCGATGAAGTGGAAGTCGTCGACGATGAACTGTTGGCGGTGGCGACCCTGCAACCGGCCAAGCCACGACCCAAGCGCCTGAAAGTCATCAAGGCCAAAAGCGGTGCCGACCGCATGAAAGCCGCAACGGCCAAGGCCAGCGGCGGCGGTGGGCAAGTGCTCAAGGGCGTCACGGCGCAGGCGGGGGCTGAAGCGATTCTCAAGCTGCTGATCGAAGAGGGCGTGGTGCGCTGA
- a CDS encoding GNAT family N-acetyltransferase encodes MTVEFRSAVRADAREIARLFQISSEGASDYIWSQIAEPGQDLLDVGAIRYAREDVDFSYQNCLIAEAGGKIIGMLHSYVMRYDPFAAPVTDPVLAPYATMEIPDTLYISSLALHEGWRNQGLGKQFLAYAYDRANRLGLNGLSLIDYAANTGARRFYERHGFRIVDTCQITPHPMIRVTGEAYLMYRP; translated from the coding sequence ATGACCGTTGAATTTCGTTCGGCAGTACGCGCGGATGCGCGCGAGATTGCGCGTCTGTTCCAGATTTCCTCGGAAGGTGCTTCGGATTACATCTGGAGCCAGATAGCAGAGCCCGGGCAGGATCTGTTGGACGTTGGAGCCATCCGTTATGCCCGTGAAGATGTAGATTTTTCCTACCAGAATTGCCTGATCGCCGAGGCCGGCGGGAAGATCATCGGCATGCTGCACAGCTACGTGATGCGTTACGACCCGTTCGCGGCGCCAGTGACCGATCCGGTGCTGGCGCCGTATGCCACGATGGAAATCCCCGACACCCTTTACATTTCCAGCCTGGCGCTGCACGAGGGCTGGCGAAACCAGGGCTTGGGCAAGCAATTTCTCGCTTACGCCTACGACCGTGCCAATCGTCTCGGGCTTAACGGCCTGAGCCTGATCGACTACGCCGCGAACACCGGCGCCCGGCGCTTCTATGAGCGCCACGGCTTCCGCATCGTCGATACCTGCCAGATCACGCCGCATCCGATGATCCGGGTCACGGGCGAAGCCTATTTGATGTACCGGCCTTAG